Proteins encoded by one window of Ferroacidibacillus organovorans:
- a CDS encoding DUF5665 domain-containing protein, whose product MDDAKKDREEAGIAWLKNYFERVNYGAYVTLLQRPWYMIWLNFIGGLARGVGIGIGFTMLAALLVIILQKISVWNLPFIGAYIADIVRIVQAQLRTPTI is encoded by the coding sequence GTGGATGACGCCAAGAAGGATCGCGAAGAGGCGGGCATCGCGTGGCTCAAAAATTATTTTGAGCGCGTCAATTACGGCGCCTACGTAACGCTTTTGCAGAGACCGTGGTATATGATCTGGCTCAATTTTATAGGCGGTCTCGCGCGGGGTGTCGGAATTGGCATCGGATTTACGATGCTTGCGGCGCTGTTAGTGATCATTTTGCAAAAGATTTCCGTTTGGAACCTTCCTTTCATCGGCGCGTACATCGCGGACATTGTGCGCATCGTGCAGGCTCAACTGCGGACGCCGACCATCTGA
- the lspA gene encoding signal peptidase II, protein MIFFVAALVVLFDQLVKWIVVTHMVVNQAIPVIPGVLDWLYIQNRGAAFSMLLNQRALLIGIALVVVVAIIYVNRTYARGKRSLQIALGCLMGGATGNLLDRMVHGYVIDYIYVSVIHYPVFNIADSAIVLSVFYMVWRAWFRKESTRDVLKNADEVRRD, encoded by the coding sequence GTGATTTTTTTCGTGGCGGCCCTCGTGGTCCTTTTTGATCAGTTGGTAAAGTGGATCGTTGTGACGCACATGGTAGTCAATCAGGCGATCCCGGTCATTCCTGGTGTTCTGGATTGGCTCTACATTCAAAATCGCGGCGCCGCGTTTAGTATGCTGCTCAATCAGCGCGCGCTCTTGATTGGCATTGCGCTTGTCGTCGTCGTCGCAATCATCTATGTAAATCGCACGTACGCCCGGGGAAAACGTTCGCTGCAGATCGCGCTTGGCTGTCTCATGGGCGGAGCGACTGGAAATTTGCTCGATCGCATGGTACACGGGTATGTCATTGATTATATCTACGTGTCTGTCATTCACTATCCTGTGTTTAATATCGCGGACAGCGCGATTGTCCTCTCTGTGTTTTACATGGTGTGGCGAGCGTGGTTTCGCAAAGAGTCGACACGTGATGTTTTGAAAAATGCAGATGAGGTGCGCCGTGACTGA
- a CDS encoding carbamoyl phosphate synthase small subunit, with product MKKARLILEDGTEFVGTSIGSEGTTFGEVVFNTGMTGYQEVLTDPSYCGQIVTMTYPLIGNYGVSVNDSESLRPWASGFVVREAADHPSHHQMQMTLDTYLQAHGVIGIEGIDTRMLTRVLRKHGTMRGLITTSDEPVSELLGQLRETAEIRDQVAQVTTNTPYRIPGPGRRVVLLDLGVKMNTVRSLTARGCDLIVMPAYSSREEILAWQPEGLMMSNGPGDPADLFDIVETIRSLLGVIPIFGICMGHQLLSLACGAKTEKLRFGHRGVNHPVRDLRDQRVYITSQNHGYVVAQDSLCDTPLEITHVNQNDGSIEGVMHRELRAFSVQFHPEAKPGPDDSEYLFDDFMKWIDEQRGGAAHA from the coding sequence ATGAAAAAGGCGCGCTTGATTCTTGAGGACGGAACAGAGTTTGTTGGCACTAGCATCGGGAGTGAAGGCACGACGTTTGGAGAGGTGGTTTTTAATACGGGCATGACCGGGTACCAGGAAGTCTTGACGGACCCTTCTTACTGCGGTCAAATCGTGACGATGACCTACCCGCTCATTGGAAATTACGGCGTGAGCGTCAATGACAGTGAGTCTTTGCGCCCGTGGGCGAGCGGTTTTGTCGTGCGTGAAGCGGCGGATCATCCGAGCCATCACCAGATGCAGATGACGCTTGACACGTATTTGCAGGCGCACGGCGTCATCGGCATTGAAGGGATTGACACGCGCATGCTGACGCGCGTCTTGCGCAAACACGGGACGATGCGCGGCCTGATCACCACGTCGGATGAGCCGGTAAGCGAACTGCTTGGCCAACTGCGTGAAACGGCGGAGATACGAGATCAGGTTGCACAAGTGACGACGAACACGCCCTATCGCATCCCGGGCCCCGGCCGCCGCGTCGTGCTGCTTGATCTTGGTGTCAAAATGAACACGGTGCGCTCGCTGACTGCGCGCGGTTGCGATTTGATCGTGATGCCCGCGTACAGCTCGCGCGAAGAAATCCTTGCCTGGCAGCCCGAGGGGCTCATGATGTCAAACGGGCCTGGAGATCCGGCGGATCTTTTTGACATCGTGGAGACGATCCGCTCTCTGCTTGGCGTCATTCCGATTTTTGGAATCTGCATGGGCCATCAGTTGCTCAGTCTGGCGTGTGGCGCAAAGACGGAGAAACTGCGCTTTGGGCACCGCGGTGTGAATCACCCCGTGCGCGATCTGCGCGATCAGCGGGTGTACATCACATCGCAGAACCACGGCTATGTCGTCGCACAAGATTCACTTTGCGACACGCCACTTGAAATCACTCATGTCAACCAAAACGACGGGTCGATTGAAGGGGTTATGCACCGGGAACTGCGCGCATTTTCCGTGCAGTTTCACCCGGAGGCAAAGCCCGGACCGGATGACAGTGAATATCTTTTTGACGACTTTATGAAATGGATCGATGAACAGCGTGGAGGTGCCGCACATGCCTAA
- a CDS encoding dihydroorotase, with amino-acid sequence MGWLIRGGRVLRPDGSLEELDLRIALERVIEIGVNLPVADSQVIDARDLIVLPGLVDPHVHLREPGQTEKETIETGTMAAAAGGFAHVCCMPNTSPVVDAKEIVETIIEKADSYGYAKVHPIAAITHGLRGETLTDFAALVAAGAVGFSDDGKGVQRADIMRQALLAAKDLDVPIVVHAEDETLSRDGHLHDGDVARELSIKGIPSEAEAVMIARDIVLCEATGGAVHFCHVSPKSAVRVIRDAIRAGISVTAEVTPHHLLLTEKEALRVGAWGKVNPPLRHESDRAACVEGLIDGTLSMVATDHAPHTAEEKARPIETSPFGFVGLEISFPLMYTTFVHSGLMSLGRLVDCMARIPAERFKIDAGTIEVGGFADLTLIDPHTFMRVDPETFLSKGRATPFAGRNLTGWPTLTIHRGRMVFTRTAREESNE; translated from the coding sequence ATGGGCTGGTTGATTCGCGGAGGACGAGTGCTGCGTCCTGACGGGTCACTTGAGGAACTGGATCTACGGATAGCTTTGGAGCGGGTTATTGAGATAGGGGTAAACCTGCCTGTCGCTGACAGTCAGGTGATCGACGCGCGCGATCTCATCGTCCTTCCGGGACTGGTCGATCCGCACGTGCATCTGAGGGAGCCGGGACAGACGGAAAAAGAGACGATTGAGACAGGGACCATGGCGGCGGCGGCCGGCGGTTTCGCGCATGTGTGTTGCATGCCAAACACGTCTCCGGTTGTCGATGCAAAAGAGATTGTCGAGACGATCATCGAAAAAGCAGATTCTTATGGTTATGCAAAGGTTCATCCGATCGCGGCCATCACGCACGGCTTGCGTGGGGAGACATTGACGGATTTTGCGGCGCTCGTCGCGGCAGGGGCGGTTGGATTTTCCGATGACGGAAAAGGTGTGCAGCGGGCAGACATCATGCGACAGGCGCTGCTCGCCGCAAAAGATTTGGATGTGCCGATCGTCGTACACGCTGAAGATGAGACGCTCTCACGGGATGGGCATCTGCACGACGGCGATGTCGCAAGGGAACTCTCCATTAAAGGGATTCCGAGCGAGGCAGAAGCTGTGATGATTGCGCGCGACATTGTGCTTTGCGAAGCGACAGGTGGCGCGGTTCACTTCTGCCACGTGAGTCCAAAAAGTGCGGTTCGCGTCATCCGCGACGCGATTCGCGCAGGCATCTCGGTTACGGCCGAGGTGACCCCGCATCACCTCCTGCTTACAGAAAAAGAGGCGCTGCGTGTCGGGGCGTGGGGAAAGGTCAATCCTCCCCTTCGTCACGAGAGCGACCGCGCAGCGTGTGTCGAGGGGCTTATCGACGGAACGCTTTCCATGGTTGCAACGGATCACGCGCCGCATACGGCAGAAGAAAAGGCGCGCCCGATTGAAACGTCCCCGTTTGGCTTTGTCGGGCTCGAAATCAGCTTTCCTTTGATGTACACAACGTTTGTGCACAGTGGACTGATGTCGCTTGGGCGCCTGGTCGACTGCATGGCGCGCATTCCGGCTGAGCGATTCAAGATTGATGCGGGAACGATTGAAGTAGGCGGATTCGCCGATCTGACGCTGATTGATCCACACACGTTTATGCGGGTCGACCCGGAAACCTTTTTGTCAAAAGGGCGGGCAACGCCGTTTGCCGGACGAAATTTGACAGGGTGGCCAACGCTTACCATCCATCGCGGAAGAATGGTCTTTACGCGTACTGCGAGGGAGGAGTCTAACGAATGA
- the pyrR gene encoding bifunctional pyr operon transcriptional regulator/uracil phosphoribosyltransferase PyrR, producing the protein MTQAVSLLDEQAIRRALTRIAHEVVEKTEDELPLSIVGIMRKGLPLARRLAERIEVIEKRKVHVYSLDVTAYRDDHALREDAFSSDAAKEVEPSALKDADELGKSRVLLVDDVLYTGRTVRAALDALLRHARPPVIQLAVLIDRGHRELPIRPDYVGKNIPTARSERVLVNLREFNCGEDQVVLLKRTDTHTESTRGWMR; encoded by the coding sequence TTGACACAAGCGGTTTCACTTTTGGATGAGCAGGCGATCCGGCGAGCGCTCACACGCATCGCGCACGAAGTGGTGGAAAAAACGGAGGACGAGCTGCCGCTTTCCATCGTCGGCATCATGCGCAAAGGGCTTCCTTTGGCGCGTCGTCTAGCAGAGCGGATTGAGGTGATTGAAAAGCGCAAGGTGCATGTCTATTCATTGGATGTGACGGCGTATCGCGACGATCACGCTTTGCGCGAAGATGCATTTTCATCGGATGCCGCGAAAGAAGTTGAGCCTTCAGCGTTAAAGGATGCGGATGAACTCGGGAAAAGTCGGGTTCTGCTCGTGGATGACGTGCTCTACACAGGGCGTACGGTGCGCGCGGCGCTTGACGCACTGTTGCGCCACGCGCGTCCACCTGTCATTCAACTGGCGGTACTGATTGATCGCGGACATCGCGAATTGCCGATACGACCTGATTATGTGGGGAAAAATATTCCGACGGCAAGAAGCGAGCGGGTGCTTGTCAATCTTCGGGAATTCAACTGCGGCGAAGATCAAGTGGTTCTGCTCAAAAGAACGGATACGCACACAGAGTCCACGAGAGGATGGATGAGATGA
- the ileS gene encoding isoleucine--tRNA ligase: MDYDQTLNLMKTDFPMRGNLPKREPEILRQWEEMKLYEKVQAHQSGKPKFILHDGPPYANGDTHLGHALNKMLKDMIVKSKTMAGYDAPYVPGWDTHGLPIENAIIKAQKLDRHGFSAVAFREACAEYAKKYIALQIGQFKRFGVRGDFDHPYRTLDPSYEAAQIRVFGTMVERGYIYKGLKPVYWCPSCETALAEAEIEYEEKESYSIYVGFVVPDGRGVIPDGAQIVIWTTTPWTIPANYAVALGKDYSYSVVSHDGKIYVIASDRLADVARDVHWEQGSYDVLATHSGRELERLVAKHPLYGRDSLVILGDHVTLDSGSGAVHTAPGHGMDDYLVGLTYDLPIFAPLDHKARFTEEAAPFAGMFYEKANPVIVDALQEAGALLATSRFKHQYPHCWRCKNPVIYRATEQWFASIAAFREQMLEEIDKVIWAVSWGKTRLHNMIADRADWCISRQRSWGVPIPAFYCEDCGEVLMTRETIEHVANVFAKEGSQAWFARDAKDLLPSGTVCACGSSQFRKETDIMDVWFDSGSSHLAVLAARPELRWPADLYVEGSDQYRGWFNSSLSTAVAVMEQAPYRQVLSHGFTLDGEGRKMSKSLGNGIDPLKVIQQLGADILRLWVSSVDYRADVRISDAILKQVAEVYRKIRNTLRFLLGNLYDFEPGHRVDVSELRPLDQYVLDQFTELCARCQEAYEAYEFHTVFHAIQNFCAVQLSSFYLDVTKDVLYVERASDQRRRAVQTVLYEILRGLTQLVAPILTFTADEVWAYIPGVSEPSAQLSNWNFRTEHLLGASTRARLDEAMALRDVVLSALESARQDKTIGQSLEASVTLTLPRETMARFKPHEAELKEWFIVSQLLLQEGAAVHAEITRASGKKCARCWHYREDVGRDDDHKELCARCAPIVREVTA; the protein is encoded by the coding sequence ATGGACTACGATCAAACGCTCAATTTAATGAAAACAGATTTTCCGATGCGTGGAAACCTCCCAAAGCGTGAGCCGGAAATCTTGCGTCAGTGGGAAGAAATGAAACTTTACGAGAAGGTGCAGGCGCATCAATCGGGAAAACCAAAGTTCATTTTGCATGATGGACCCCCTTATGCAAATGGTGACACGCATCTTGGTCACGCACTCAATAAAATGCTAAAGGATATGATTGTAAAGTCAAAGACGATGGCTGGGTACGACGCGCCGTACGTGCCTGGGTGGGACACGCACGGATTGCCGATTGAAAATGCGATCATCAAGGCGCAAAAGCTTGATCGCCACGGTTTTAGCGCTGTGGCGTTTCGTGAAGCGTGTGCAGAGTATGCAAAAAAGTATATTGCCCTTCAAATTGGGCAGTTTAAGCGGTTTGGCGTGCGCGGTGATTTTGATCACCCGTACCGCACGCTGGATCCATCTTATGAGGCGGCGCAAATCCGCGTCTTTGGCACGATGGTTGAGCGTGGCTATATCTATAAGGGGTTAAAGCCAGTCTATTGGTGCCCATCGTGTGAAACAGCTTTGGCCGAGGCGGAGATTGAGTACGAAGAAAAAGAATCGTATTCCATCTATGTCGGTTTTGTCGTTCCAGACGGCCGCGGGGTGATTCCAGACGGTGCACAAATTGTCATCTGGACGACGACACCGTGGACGATCCCTGCAAACTATGCTGTCGCGCTAGGAAAAGATTATTCTTACAGTGTCGTTTCGCATGACGGGAAAATTTATGTGATCGCGTCTGATCGCTTGGCGGACGTGGCGCGCGATGTGCATTGGGAACAGGGATCATACGATGTGCTCGCGACACATTCAGGGCGGGAGCTTGAGCGACTTGTCGCAAAACATCCGCTCTACGGGCGAGATTCACTGGTGATCTTGGGTGATCACGTTACGCTTGACTCGGGTTCAGGGGCGGTTCACACGGCACCTGGTCACGGAATGGATGACTATTTGGTTGGGTTGACTTATGATCTGCCCATTTTTGCGCCACTTGATCACAAGGCCCGCTTTACCGAAGAGGCGGCACCTTTTGCCGGGATGTTCTATGAGAAGGCAAACCCGGTGATTGTGGACGCACTGCAAGAGGCCGGCGCGCTTCTTGCGACGAGTCGTTTCAAGCATCAGTACCCGCACTGTTGGCGCTGCAAAAACCCTGTCATCTACAGGGCGACGGAGCAGTGGTTTGCTTCGATCGCCGCGTTTCGCGAGCAGATGCTCGAAGAGATTGACAAAGTGATCTGGGCGGTCTCCTGGGGGAAAACCAGGCTTCACAACATGATCGCGGATCGCGCGGACTGGTGCATCTCGCGTCAGCGTTCGTGGGGCGTGCCGATCCCTGCGTTTTACTGCGAGGACTGTGGCGAGGTGCTGATGACTCGCGAGACGATTGAACACGTTGCGAATGTGTTCGCAAAGGAAGGATCGCAGGCGTGGTTTGCGCGCGACGCAAAAGACCTTCTCCCGTCAGGGACGGTGTGCGCGTGTGGCAGTTCGCAGTTTCGCAAGGAAACAGACATCATGGACGTCTGGTTTGACTCCGGTTCAAGCCATCTCGCGGTATTGGCGGCGCGACCGGAACTGCGCTGGCCTGCAGATCTGTATGTTGAGGGATCGGATCAATATCGCGGCTGGTTTAACTCGTCGCTTTCAACTGCCGTCGCAGTGATGGAACAGGCGCCGTATCGTCAGGTGCTGTCCCACGGCTTTACGCTCGACGGAGAAGGCCGCAAAATGTCAAAGAGTCTTGGCAATGGCATTGATCCGCTTAAAGTCATCCAGCAGTTGGGCGCGGATATCCTGCGCCTTTGGGTCTCCTCTGTCGACTACCGTGCTGACGTGAGGATTTCTGATGCGATTTTAAAGCAAGTGGCAGAAGTGTACCGGAAAATCCGCAACACACTGCGGTTTTTGCTCGGCAACTTGTATGATTTTGAGCCGGGCCATCGTGTCGATGTGTCGGAACTGCGTCCACTTGATCAGTATGTGCTCGACCAATTCACGGAACTTTGCGCACGCTGTCAGGAGGCGTATGAGGCGTATGAGTTTCACACGGTGTTTCACGCAATCCAAAACTTCTGCGCAGTCCAGCTGTCAAGCTTTTATCTTGATGTGACGAAAGACGTGCTCTATGTTGAACGGGCGAGTGATCAAAGACGTCGTGCAGTGCAGACGGTTCTCTATGAGATCCTGCGCGGATTGACGCAGTTGGTTGCACCGATTCTGACATTCACGGCAGATGAGGTGTGGGCTTACATCCCTGGCGTTTCAGAGCCAAGTGCCCAATTGTCAAATTGGAACTTTCGCACAGAGCATCTGCTAGGCGCGTCGACGCGCGCTCGCCTGGACGAGGCGATGGCGCTGCGTGACGTCGTGTTAAGCGCCCTTGAGTCAGCGCGCCAAGATAAAACAATCGGACAGTCGCTTGAGGCGAGTGTCACGCTGACACTGCCGCGTGAGACGATGGCACGCTTTAAACCGCACGAAGCGGAATTGAAGGAGTGGTTTATCGTTTCGCAGCTCTTGCTTCAAGAGGGCGCCGCCGTTCACGCTGAAATCACCCGCGCATCGGGTAAAAAATGTGCGCGTTGCTGGCACTATCGCGAGGATGTCGGGCGCGACGATGACCATAAAGAATTGTGCGCGCGCTGTGCGCCAATCGTGCGCGAAGTGACTGCGTAA
- a CDS encoding RluA family pseudouridine synthase produces the protein MTENEVQTLPSEDVVSQDASGQRIDRYLSEQLDISRTQIQQWIEAGLISINGKTVDQASKKVWEGDVVAATPREPRELQLEPEDIPLDILFEDEEIVVVNKAQGMVVHPAPGHERGTLVSALLFHVRGLSGIGGAMRPGIVHRIDKDTSGLLVVAKTDRAHQALSEQMKSHEVQRVYDAIIHGKPESASGTIDAPIGRDPHNRKKMAVIYRGGKRAVTHFRILETFRSFTRVECRLETGRTHQIRVHMAAMHCPVAGDPLYARSNPLHLRGQALHAKSLAFTHPVSRQQLVFHANPPAYYEETLAVLRQMTP, from the coding sequence GTGACTGAGAATGAGGTGCAGACACTTCCGTCAGAGGACGTGGTGTCGCAGGATGCCAGTGGACAGCGTATCGACCGCTATCTAAGCGAACAACTTGATATCTCACGCACGCAGATTCAGCAGTGGATCGAGGCTGGACTCATTTCGATCAACGGCAAAACCGTCGATCAGGCCAGCAAGAAAGTGTGGGAAGGCGACGTTGTCGCAGCGACGCCTAGAGAACCTCGCGAATTGCAATTGGAACCGGAAGACATACCGCTTGATATCCTCTTTGAAGATGAGGAGATTGTCGTTGTCAACAAGGCGCAGGGGATGGTGGTTCATCCGGCGCCCGGACATGAGCGGGGAACACTTGTGTCGGCACTTTTGTTCCACGTGCGCGGACTCTCGGGCATCGGCGGCGCAATGCGCCCAGGGATCGTCCATCGCATCGACAAGGATACAAGCGGCCTCCTGGTCGTCGCAAAGACTGACCGTGCTCACCAGGCGCTTTCAGAGCAGATGAAATCCCATGAGGTGCAGCGCGTGTACGACGCGATCATCCACGGCAAACCAGAGTCGGCAAGCGGCACGATCGACGCGCCGATCGGACGCGATCCGCATAACCGTAAAAAAATGGCGGTGATCTACCGAGGCGGTAAACGCGCCGTCACGCATTTTAGGATATTGGAAACCTTTCGCAGTTTTACGCGGGTCGAGTGCCGTCTTGAGACGGGGCGGACGCATCAAATCCGCGTACATATGGCCGCGATGCACTGCCCGGTCGCAGGAGACCCTCTCTATGCGCGCTCCAATCCGCTTCATTTGCGCGGCCAGGCGCTGCATGCCAAATCACTCGCGTTTACACATCCCGTCTCGCGGCAACAACTTGTGTTTCACGCCAACCCGCCTGCCTATTATGAAGAAACGCTCGCCGTGTTGCGCCAAATGACACCATAG
- the pyrB gene encoding aspartate carbamoyltransferase: MKHVISAKSFSREALEALLATAGEMRVIQAQGGADFLSHKVMAALFFEPSTRTRLSFETAMLRLNGRVISTENAKEFSSAVKGETLEDTIRVVAGYADVIVLRHPEIGAAARAAEVSSVPVLSAGDGAGEHPTQALLDMFTILTEVGRLDDLTVTLVGDLLYGRTVHSLVYLLSLFRDVRIVCTAPAAIPLPADVIAYAKARGVHVSFEPDLSRAAKKTDVLYQTRVQKERFPTVGHYEAVRANYVIDTRILSELPPHSIIMHPLPRAGEIDPGVDRDPRAAYFRQSHYGVPVRMAVLKECFTSN; this comes from the coding sequence ATGAAGCACGTGATCAGTGCAAAGTCGTTTTCGCGTGAGGCCTTAGAGGCGCTACTCGCCACAGCCGGAGAGATGCGCGTGATTCAGGCGCAGGGGGGCGCCGACTTTTTGTCGCACAAGGTCATGGCGGCGCTGTTTTTTGAACCGTCGACACGCACGCGGTTGTCTTTTGAGACAGCGATGCTGCGCTTGAACGGCCGAGTGATAAGCACGGAAAACGCAAAAGAATTCTCGTCTGCCGTAAAGGGTGAGACGCTAGAAGACACGATTCGCGTTGTGGCCGGATACGCTGATGTGATTGTTTTGCGCCACCCGGAAATCGGGGCGGCCGCGCGCGCGGCAGAAGTGAGTTCGGTCCCTGTGCTCTCGGCGGGAGACGGTGCGGGAGAACATCCAACCCAGGCGCTGCTTGACATGTTCACGATTTTGACAGAAGTGGGGCGACTCGACGATCTTACGGTGACGCTTGTCGGGGATCTGCTCTATGGTCGTACGGTTCACTCACTGGTATATCTGCTCAGCTTGTTTCGCGACGTGCGAATCGTCTGCACAGCGCCTGCGGCAATCCCGCTTCCGGCGGATGTGATTGCCTATGCAAAGGCGCGCGGTGTGCACGTCTCATTTGAGCCGGATCTTTCGCGCGCCGCCAAAAAGACGGACGTCCTCTACCAGACGCGCGTGCAAAAGGAACGTTTTCCTACAGTCGGACACTATGAGGCTGTGCGCGCGAACTATGTGATTGACACGCGCATTCTAAGTGAACTGCCACCGCACAGTATCATCATGCACCCGCTTCCACGCGCCGGCGAGATTGACCCGGGCGTTGACCGCGATCCGCGCGCCGCATACTTTCGCCAATCTCACTATGGCGTTCCTGTGCGCATGGCTGTCCTAAAAGAGTGCTTCACAAGCAATTGA
- a CDS encoding TraR/DksA C4-type zinc finger protein, which yields MAYDAQRRQLIEERNQIQRIMTETRHFGLETGMMDMTGELSSYDQHPADQATELFEREKDLGLSQHEMNRLFQVERALSHFADGTYGICERCKQPIEAARLEAEPAALCCIDCQRDIDGPLREVLARRPVEEEVLEVPFARTDMDDADATFFDGEDTWQALASMNNVVDRGASEDQHLHRENNGYVDALDQVSNAQYKAQLPD from the coding sequence GTGGCGTATGACGCACAGCGCAGGCAACTGATTGAAGAGCGAAACCAGATTCAGCGCATCATGACAGAGACGCGGCATTTTGGCCTTGAGACGGGCATGATGGACATGACAGGTGAACTCAGCAGCTATGACCAACATCCGGCGGATCAGGCGACAGAACTCTTTGAGCGCGAAAAAGATCTCGGCTTATCCCAGCATGAGATGAATCGATTGTTTCAGGTAGAGCGCGCGCTCTCACACTTTGCAGACGGGACGTATGGCATCTGCGAACGCTGTAAGCAACCGATCGAAGCTGCACGGCTTGAGGCAGAACCTGCCGCGCTTTGCTGCATTGACTGCCAGCGGGATATCGATGGTCCCTTGCGCGAAGTCTTGGCGCGTCGGCCTGTTGAAGAAGAGGTTCTTGAGGTACCCTTTGCCCGGACGGACATGGATGACGCGGACGCGACCTTTTTTGACGGTGAAGACACCTGGCAGGCGCTTGCCAGCATGAACAATGTCGTCGATCGCGGCGCGAGTGAGGATCAACACTTGCACCGCGAGAACAACGGGTATGTCGATGCGCTTGATCAAGTGTCAAACGCACAATACAAGGCGCAACTGCCAGACTGA